A genomic window from Streptomyces broussonetiae includes:
- a CDS encoding zf-HC2 domain-containing protein, translated as MSGSRSKPAEAHLAEQHLGDRLSALVDGELGHESRERVLAHLATCARCKAEADAQRRLKNVFAEAAPPPPSASLLARLQGLPAGGDGMSPPGGGLFGDDAQDEPAGRGDGFGGASGLSGIPDVSGVFGARRGERFAFGYVPARPHGPAPAAHERGFRIHPVGRPDEVRSASRGLRFAFVAAGAVSLAAVALGGVTTAFPGDTSADARGGAGTGSIVPARSAGSGAGAVTPDSTGQRRRSTGPLLVQGSALLGQTSAAPTSMSAPLVPGMPPSATGQTPGDALRGLAAPVMAGAAAISPLIRPLDDTVVYPLNAWSTVPGVTGSGLLTAPVPSPTSPAASAAPAPSPSAPLQTP; from the coding sequence GTGAGTGGATCTCGGTCGAAACCTGCGGAGGCGCACCTCGCAGAGCAGCACCTGGGAGACCGACTCTCCGCCCTGGTGGACGGAGAGCTCGGTCATGAGTCGCGTGAGCGGGTCCTCGCGCACCTGGCCACCTGTGCCCGGTGCAAGGCGGAGGCGGACGCCCAGCGCCGGCTGAAGAACGTGTTCGCGGAGGCGGCCCCGCCGCCGCCCTCGGCGAGCCTCCTGGCCCGCCTCCAGGGCCTGCCCGCGGGCGGTGACGGCATGTCCCCGCCGGGCGGCGGTCTCTTCGGGGACGACGCTCAGGACGAGCCGGCCGGAAGAGGCGACGGCTTCGGTGGAGCGTCCGGCCTGTCCGGCATACCGGACGTCTCCGGGGTCTTCGGAGCGCGGCGCGGGGAGCGTTTCGCGTTCGGGTACGTGCCTGCCCGTCCCCACGGCCCGGCCCCCGCGGCCCATGAGCGCGGCTTCCGCATCCATCCCGTCGGCCGTCCGGACGAGGTCCGCTCCGCCTCGCGCGGCCTGCGGTTCGCGTTCGTCGCCGCGGGTGCGGTCTCACTGGCCGCGGTCGCCCTCGGCGGCGTGACCACCGCCTTCCCTGGCGACACCTCCGCGGACGCCCGCGGCGGCGCCGGCACCGGCAGCATCGTTCCCGCACGCTCGGCCGGTTCGGGCGCAGGTGCGGTCACACCCGACAGCACCGGCCAGCGGCGCCGCTCGACGGGCCCGCTGCTCGTCCAGGGCAGCGCGCTGCTCGGGCAGACCTCGGCGGCGCCGACGTCGATGTCCGCGCCGCTGGTGCCCGGCATGCCGCCCTCCGCGACCGGGCAGACCCCGGGCGACGCCTTGCGCGGCCTGGCCGCGCCGGTGATGGCCGGTGCGGCCGCGATCTCCCCGCTGATACGTCCGCTCGACGACACCGTGGTCTACCCGCTCAACGCCTGGTCCACGGTCCCCGGAGTGACCGGCTCCGGCCTGCTGACCGCCCCCGTCCCCAGCCCCACGTCCCCCGCCGCGTCCGCCGCACCCGCGCCGTCCCCTTCCGCGCCCTTGCAAACCCCCTGA
- a CDS encoding sec-independent translocase: MFNDIGPLELVTIVVIAVLVFGPDKLPKVIQDVTRTIRKIREFSESAKQDIRSELGPEFKDFEFEDLNPKTFIRKQLDNDELGLKEIRNGFDLKKEMAEVTDAVNGWDSEASAASSTSSSASSSASSSSSNSGSGNSGSGNSGSGGRIDMTKKPEGPGTDERPPFDADAT, from the coding sequence GTGTTCAATGACATAGGGCCACTGGAGCTGGTGACGATCGTCGTCATTGCCGTGCTCGTCTTCGGCCCGGACAAGCTCCCCAAGGTCATCCAGGACGTGACGCGCACGATCCGGAAGATCCGCGAGTTCTCGGAGAGCGCCAAGCAGGACATCCGCAGCGAACTGGGCCCCGAGTTCAAGGACTTCGAATTCGAGGACCTCAATCCCAAGACGTTCATCCGCAAGCAGCTGGACAATGACGAGCTGGGCCTGAAGGAGATCCGCAACGGCTTCGACCTGAAGAAGGAGATGGCCGAGGTCACGGACGCCGTCAACGGCTGGGACAGTGAGGCTTCCGCTGCCTCCTCGACTTCTTCCTCGGCCTCTTCTTCCGCGTCGTCCTCGTCCTCGAATTCCGGCTCCGGGAATTCCGGATCCGGAAATTCCGGTTCGGGCGGGCGCATCGACATGACAAAGAAGCCCGAGGGGCCCGGCACGGACGAGCGGCCGCCGTTCGACGCGGACGCCACCTGA
- a CDS encoding S1C family serine protease — protein sequence MPAPSAPAPVPAVPVAGASAPGTLAPGASAPAPGTLAPGAPAPVPGAQTPGAAAPAPIPAPAPIPAPAPIPAPGAAAPAPPAPAPVPAAPAAGAPAPPAPAPMTGSTPPAPMPTPTPSAPAPVPVTPASASGVPAPTGSVPGLGSQGPGAAAPPPAVGAPVPLPAQAAHAVGDPWGRYDPWAPGSAQEQALLHGVLQQTGAVGARDGRWSRRLVLGWTLVVALVCAGVGGVVGAYVERQGLGGDVHLPQAGSVPAGRAPNSVAGIAARALPSVVTLHVSGTDQSDTGTGFVLDTQGHILTNNHVVAPAGAGGSITVTFSSGDTVRAKVVGHDSGYDLAVVQVHGVHGLTPLPLGNSDDVRVGDAVVAIGAPFDLANTVTSGIISAKERPITAGGEKGDGSDVSYVDALQTDAPINPGNSGGPLLDSRARVIGINSAIRSADDGSDSGAGQSGSIGLGFAIPVNQAKRVAEELINDGRATHPVIGVTLDMAYTGDGARVDSKSASGGPAVTRGGPGDRAGLKAGDVITEVDAERVHTAEELIVKIRAHRPGDRLRLTVRRDGTDREIALVLGAAEQN from the coding sequence GTGCCCGCGCCTTCGGCTCCTGCTCCGGTGCCTGCGGTGCCGGTCGCCGGTGCTTCCGCGCCGGGCACTCTTGCGCCCGGCGCCTCCGCACCTGCACCAGGCACTCTTGCGCCCGGCGCCCCTGCGCCTGTGCCGGGGGCTCAGACGCCAGGTGCCGCCGCGCCCGCGCCCATCCCCGCGCCCGCGCCCATCCCCGCGCCCGCGCCCATCCCCGCGCCCGGTGCCGCCGCGCCCGCGCCCCCTGCTCCTGCCCCGGTGCCTGCGGCCCCGGCCGCCGGTGCTCCCGCGCCTCCGGCTCCCGCACCCATGACCGGGTCCACACCTCCGGCCCCCATGCCCACCCCCACGCCATCGGCTCCCGCCCCGGTGCCCGTGACCCCGGCTTCCGCGTCGGGGGTTCCCGCGCCGACGGGCTCGGTGCCCGGGCTCGGTTCGCAGGGTCCCGGCGCCGCTGCCCCGCCCCCCGCAGTCGGCGCCCCCGTGCCCCTCCCCGCACAAGCCGCGCACGCCGTGGGTGACCCCTGGGGGCGTTATGACCCCTGGGCTCCCGGGTCGGCGCAGGAGCAGGCTCTCCTGCACGGGGTCCTCCAGCAGACCGGAGCCGTCGGAGCGAGGGACGGGCGGTGGAGCAGGCGGTTGGTGCTGGGGTGGACCCTGGTCGTCGCTCTTGTCTGCGCGGGGGTCGGCGGCGTCGTCGGAGCCTATGTCGAGAGGCAGGGACTCGGCGGCGATGTGCACCTGCCGCAGGCCGGCTCGGTGCCCGCCGGGCGGGCACCGAACAGTGTGGCCGGGATCGCCGCCCGCGCGCTGCCCAGCGTCGTCACACTGCACGTCTCCGGGACCGACCAGTCCGACACCGGCACCGGCTTCGTACTCGACACCCAGGGGCACATCCTCACCAACAACCACGTCGTCGCCCCCGCCGGAGCCGGCGGCTCGATCACCGTCACCTTCAGCAGCGGCGACACCGTCAGGGCCAAGGTGGTCGGCCACGACAGCGGCTACGACCTCGCCGTCGTCCAGGTCCACGGCGTGCACGGGCTCACCCCGCTGCCGCTCGGGAACTCCGACGACGTCCGGGTCGGCGACGCCGTCGTCGCCATCGGCGCGCCCTTCGACCTGGCCAACACCGTGACCTCCGGCATCATCAGCGCCAAGGAACGCCCCATAACGGCGGGCGGCGAAAAGGGTGACGGGAGCGACGTCAGCTACGTCGACGCGCTGCAGACCGACGCGCCCATCAACCCGGGCAACTCCGGCGGACCGCTGCTCGACTCCCGCGCCCGGGTGATCGGCATCAACTCGGCCATCCGTTCCGCCGACGACGGCTCCGACTCGGGCGCCGGCCAGTCCGGCTCCATCGGCCTCGGCTTCGCCATCCCCGTGAACCAGGCCAAGCGCGTCGCAGAGGAGCTGATCAACGACGGCCGGGCGACCCACCCCGTCATAGGCGTCACGCTCGACATGGCCTACACCGGCGACGGCGCCCGTGTGGACAGCAAGAGCGCGAGCGGCGGCCCCGCCGTCACCAGGGGCGGCCCCGGTGACCGGGCCGGTCTGAAGGCGGGCGATGTGATCACCGAGGTCGATGCGGAGCGCGTCCACACCGCCGAGGAACTGATCGTCAAGATCCGTGCCCACCGGCCCGGCGACCGGCTACGGCTGACGGTGCGGCGCGACGGCACCGACCGGGAGATTGCGCTGGTGCTCGGCGCGGCGGAGCAGAACTGA
- the sigE gene encoding RNA polymerase sigma factor SigE, whose translation MLRRFLGSAGRPKSVTDTAADHHAGFAAGEAQTATFSTDADGQAWTPPTWEEIVSTHSARVYRLAYRLTGNQHDAEDLTQEVFVRVFRSLSTYSPGTFEGWLHRITTNLFLDMVRRKQRIRFDALGDDAAERLASREPTPQQLLNDAHFDADVQQALDTLAPEFRAAVVLCDIEGLSYEEIAATLGVKLGTVRSRIHRGRSQLRKALAHRSPEARAAERRSFMTRVPALGGGGATA comes from the coding sequence GTGCTGCGGCGCTTCCTCGGGTCGGCGGGCAGGCCGAAATCCGTGACCGACACCGCTGCTGACCACCACGCCGGTTTCGCCGCAGGCGAGGCCCAGACCGCGACCTTCTCCACCGACGCGGACGGGCAGGCGTGGACTCCGCCCACGTGGGAGGAGATCGTCAGCACGCACAGCGCCCGGGTCTACCGCCTGGCGTACCGCCTGACGGGCAACCAGCACGACGCCGAGGACCTCACCCAGGAGGTCTTCGTCCGTGTCTTCCGGTCCCTGTCGACGTACTCGCCGGGCACCTTCGAGGGCTGGCTGCACCGCATCACCACCAACCTCTTCCTGGACATGGTCCGCCGTAAGCAGCGCATCCGCTTCGACGCCCTCGGCGACGACGCGGCCGAGCGCCTGGCCAGCCGTGAGCCCACCCCGCAGCAGCTCCTCAACGACGCGCACTTCGACGCCGACGTCCAGCAGGCCCTCGACACCCTGGCGCCCGAGTTCCGCGCCGCCGTCGTCCTGTGCGACATCGAGGGACTGTCGTACGAGGAGATCGCCGCGACCCTCGGCGTGAAGCTCGGCACGGTCCGCTCCCGTATCCACCGCGGCCGCTCGCAGCTCCGCAAGGCCCTCGCGCACCGGTCCCCGGAGGCGCGCGCGGCCGAACGGCGCTCCTTCATGACCCGTGTCCCCGCTCTGGGAGGAGGGGGCGCGACCGCGTGA